From one Phocaeicola salanitronis DSM 18170 genomic stretch:
- a CDS encoding NADPH-dependent oxidoreductase: MDSIKNRRTIRKYKQQDIPDDLLNGLLEEAFRAPTMGNMQLYSVIVTRDPAMKERLAPAHFHQPMLTEAPVVLTFCADFNRFVKWCRQRKAEPGYDNLLSFMNASIDAIMLTQNFCTLAEAAGLGTCFLGTTIYNPDQIIEVLNLPERVIPLATITVGYPDECPPQTDRLPLEGIIHQEQYHDYSPEDIDRIYAYKESLPENKHFVEINHTETLAQIFTDIRYTKEGNEAMSKVLKETLRKQRFDE; the protein is encoded by the coding sequence ATGGATTCTATTAAAAACAGACGTACGATACGCAAGTATAAGCAGCAGGACATCCCTGACGACTTGCTGAACGGATTGCTGGAAGAAGCATTCCGCGCCCCTACAATGGGCAACATGCAACTGTATAGTGTCATCGTGACACGCGACCCGGCGATGAAAGAACGGCTGGCTCCGGCGCATTTCCACCAGCCGATGCTGACGGAAGCTCCCGTGGTGCTGACCTTTTGCGCCGACTTCAACCGCTTCGTGAAATGGTGCCGCCAACGCAAGGCGGAACCCGGTTACGACAACCTGCTCTCGTTCATGAACGCCAGCATCGATGCCATCATGCTTACGCAGAACTTCTGCACACTTGCCGAAGCCGCCGGACTGGGCACCTGTTTCCTGGGAACCACGATTTATAATCCCGACCAAATCATCGAAGTGCTGAACCTGCCCGAACGGGTCATTCCGCTTGCCACCATCACCGTGGGCTATCCCGACGAATGCCCTCCCCAGACCGACCGCCTGCCCTTGGAAGGCATTATCCATCAAGAACAATACCATGACTATTCGCCCGAGGACATCGACCGCATCTATGCCTACAAAGAGTCGCTGCCCGAGAATAAGCATTTTGTGGAAATCAACCATACTGAAACGCTGGCACAGATTTTCACCGACATCCGCTACACAAAAGAAGGAAACGAGGCTATGTCGAAAGTACTGAAAGAAACTCTCCGCAAGCAACGGTTTGATGAATAA
- a CDS encoding MBL fold metallo-hydrolase, whose amino-acid sequence MKITVLGSGTSTGVPQVGCTCPVCTSTDPHDKRLRCSGLIETQGVRILIDCGPDFREQSLRLPDFQPIDGVLITHEHYDHVGGLDDLRPFCHFRDVPVYAEQYTADRLKTRIPYCFAEHPYPGVPRIPLAEVEPYVPFKVTGGAGQEVEVVPLRVIHGRLPILGFRIGKMAWITDMTEMPAETYACLEGLDCLFMNALRLTPHPTHQSLSQALEQVERIRPRKAYFIHASHQLGMHAEVEATLPPHVRLAYDGLTVEIG is encoded by the coding sequence ATGAAAATAACGGTATTGGGAAGCGGCACTTCTACAGGTGTGCCGCAGGTTGGGTGTACGTGCCCGGTCTGTACGAGCACCGACCCGCACGACAAGCGTTTGCGGTGTTCGGGACTGATAGAAACCCAAGGGGTGCGGATATTAATCGATTGCGGTCCCGATTTTAGGGAGCAAAGCCTCCGTTTGCCCGATTTCCAGCCTATTGACGGCGTTTTGATTACGCATGAACACTATGACCATGTGGGCGGACTGGACGATTTGCGTCCGTTTTGTCATTTCCGTGATGTGCCCGTATATGCCGAGCAATATACGGCAGACCGTCTGAAGACCCGTATTCCTTATTGTTTTGCCGAGCATCCTTATCCGGGAGTGCCCCGTATTCCTTTGGCAGAGGTCGAGCCGTATGTGCCGTTCAAGGTAACGGGCGGTGCTGGGCAGGAGGTAGAGGTGGTTCCGCTCCGGGTTATCCATGGGCGGCTTCCCATCTTAGGTTTCCGTATCGGCAAGATGGCATGGATTACGGATATGACCGAAATGCCGGCTGAAACGTATGCCTGTCTGGAGGGGTTGGATTGCCTGTTTATGAATGCGTTGCGCCTCACGCCTCATCCTACCCACCAGTCGCTTTCTCAGGCTTTGGAGCAGGTGGAACGCATCCGCCCCCGCAAGGCATATTTCATTCATGCGAGCCACCAGCTGGGCATGCATGCCGAGGTAGAGGCAACGCTCCCTCCTCATGTCCGTTTGGCTTACGACGGGTTGACGGTGGAGATTGGATGA
- the murB gene encoding UDP-N-acetylmuramate dehydrogenase: MKDLRDYSLLPHNTFGMDVRAARWVEYASEEELRAFLMQGDTPLPLLPVGSGSNLLFLGNFSGTVLHSAIQGIRVVYENEDEVEVCVGSGVVWDEFVAYAVSRGWYGAENLSLIPGEVGASAVQNIGAYGVEVKDLITKVDTLCIATGEHRRFSNAECRYTYRQSVFKREMKGCYIVTKVFFRLSKKPVWHLDYGNIRAELEKAHAELTLETLRAVIIRIRKAKLPDPVEVGNAGSFFMNPVIPLAQYEALRVSYPDMPHYPAGEGKVKVPAGWLIDRCGWKGKKQGKVGVHDKQALVLVNLGGATGEEVRRLAEDVADSVKEKFGIVIVPEVNYI, translated from the coding sequence ATGAAAGATTTACGTGACTATTCATTGTTGCCTCATAATACGTTCGGCATGGATGTGCGTGCCGCCAGGTGGGTAGAATATGCATCGGAGGAAGAACTCCGCGCGTTTTTGATGCAAGGGGATACTCCTTTGCCGCTCTTGCCTGTAGGAAGCGGAAGCAATTTGCTTTTTTTAGGTAATTTTTCAGGGACAGTATTGCATTCTGCCATTCAAGGCATTCGTGTGGTGTATGAGAACGAGGATGAGGTGGAAGTATGCGTGGGTTCGGGTGTCGTGTGGGACGAATTTGTGGCATATGCCGTTTCCCGTGGCTGGTATGGAGCCGAAAACCTTTCGTTAATACCTGGAGAAGTGGGGGCTTCGGCTGTGCAGAATATCGGCGCATACGGAGTCGAAGTGAAGGACTTGATAACAAAGGTGGATACATTATGCATAGCCACGGGTGAACATCGCCGCTTCTCGAATGCCGAATGCCGTTATACCTATCGCCAAAGCGTTTTCAAGCGAGAGATGAAAGGATGCTATATCGTGACTAAGGTCTTTTTCAGGTTAAGCAAGAAGCCGGTGTGGCATTTGGATTACGGGAATATCCGTGCTGAACTGGAGAAAGCCCATGCGGAGCTTACGCTCGAGACGTTGCGTGCCGTGATAATCCGCATCCGGAAAGCCAAATTGCCCGACCCGGTGGAGGTGGGGAATGCGGGAAGTTTCTTTATGAATCCGGTGATTCCGTTGGCTCAGTACGAAGCGTTGCGCGTGTCATATCCTGATATGCCTCATTATCCGGCTGGAGAAGGGAAGGTGAAAGTGCCTGCCGGATGGCTGATAGACAGGTGTGGATGGAAAGGTAAAAAGCAAGGGAAAGTAGGTGTGCACGATAAGCAGGCATTGGTATTGGTGAATTTAGGGGGAGCTACGGGTGAAGAGGTTCGCCGCTTGGCAGAGGATGTGGCGGATTCGGTAAAAGAAAAGTTCGGCATCGTGATTGTGCCCGAAGTGAATTATATTTAG
- a CDS encoding DUF4348 domain-containing protein, producing the protein MKKIVFGCCLLVWLMASCGGGKKKIDPFETLTRQIDSLQVEEEAVVDTAPVRPEVIPATADESFADFFYNFASNEGFQHSRIVFPISYYKGKEVVRISKEDWKYDPLFSRDPVYTVLFDREEEMELEKDTAVRSVQVDWIYLKDRQVKRYYFQRINDSWFLEAINKEKLAHAEGGREDFFDFYFRFANDSVFQGERLADPLSFVTVDPEDEFQILETTLDEGQWFSFRPPLLKERLTNVHYGQEAVPDTDSKIVEFKGFGNGFSNTLYFECRGGEWILKQFEDLSD; encoded by the coding sequence ATGAAAAAAATTGTATTCGGATGTTGTTTGCTTGTATGGCTAATGGCTTCTTGTGGGGGTGGAAAAAAGAAGATAGACCCTTTTGAGACGCTGACAAGGCAGATAGATTCCTTACAGGTTGAGGAAGAAGCGGTTGTGGATACCGCTCCGGTCCGTCCGGAAGTGATACCTGCCACGGCTGATGAAAGTTTTGCCGACTTTTTCTATAACTTCGCTTCAAACGAAGGTTTCCAGCATTCGCGGATTGTTTTCCCGATTTCTTATTATAAAGGGAAGGAAGTGGTTCGTATCTCGAAAGAGGACTGGAAGTACGATCCGCTTTTCAGCCGCGACCCGGTATATACCGTGCTTTTCGACAGGGAAGAGGAAATGGAGTTGGAGAAGGACACGGCGGTGAGGAGTGTGCAGGTCGACTGGATTTACCTGAAAGACCGTCAGGTGAAGCGTTATTATTTCCAGCGCATCAACGATAGTTGGTTTCTGGAGGCGATAAATAAAGAGAAGCTGGCGCATGCAGAAGGCGGGAGAGAAGATTTTTTTGATTTCTACTTCCGTTTTGCCAATGATTCGGTGTTTCAGGGAGAGCGTCTGGCAGACCCTCTGTCGTTTGTAACGGTTGATCCGGAAGATGAGTTCCAGATACTGGAGACGACATTGGACGAAGGACAATGGTTTTCTTTCCGTCCGCCTTTGTTGAAAGAACGTCTGACCAATGTCCATTACGGGCAGGAAGCGGTTCCCGATACCGATTCGAAGATTGTGGAGTTCAAGGGATTCGGGAATGGCTTCAGCAATACGTTGTATTTTGAATGCCGGGGCGGAGAATGGATATTGAAACAGTTTGAGGATTTGAGTGATTGA
- the pheS gene encoding phenylalanine--tRNA ligase subunit alpha, with the protein MLTKIEELLQEVDQLTAQNAEELEALRIKYLSKKGIINALMADFRNVPAEQKKQVGMKLNELKTRTQERIAALKETFENQDADMSGIDLTRTAYPIGLGTRHPLNIVRNQIIDIFSRLGFTIADGPEVEDDLHVFTKMNFAPDHPARDMQDTFFVETNPDDVTKNIILRTHTSSVQARTMEVTQPPIRVICPGRVYRNEAISYRAHCFFHQVEGLYVDKNVSFTDLKQVLLQFAQEMFGPETKIRLRPSYFPFTEPSAEMDISCHICGGEGCPFCKYTGWVEILGCGMVDPAVLDACGIDSKVYSGYAFGMGVERIANLKYKVKDLRMFSENDTRFLEEFEAAN; encoded by the coding sequence ATGTTAACGAAAATAGAAGAACTGCTTCAGGAAGTTGACCAGCTGACCGCCCAGAACGCGGAAGAACTGGAAGCGCTCCGTATCAAGTACCTGAGCAAAAAGGGAATCATCAATGCCTTGATGGCAGATTTCCGGAATGTGCCCGCCGAACAAAAGAAACAAGTGGGCATGAAACTGAACGAACTGAAAACCCGTACCCAAGAACGCATCGCCGCTCTGAAGGAAACATTCGAGAACCAGGATGCCGACATGTCGGGCATTGACCTGACCCGTACGGCCTATCCCATCGGACTGGGCACGCGCCATCCGCTGAACATCGTGCGCAACCAAATTATTGATATCTTCAGCCGTTTGGGATTCACCATTGCCGACGGTCCGGAAGTGGAAGACGACCTGCACGTATTCACAAAGATGAATTTCGCTCCCGACCATCCGGCACGCGACATGCAGGATACCTTCTTCGTAGAGACCAATCCGGACGATGTGACCAAGAACATCATCCTGCGCACGCATACCAGTAGCGTACAGGCACGCACCATGGAAGTGACCCAACCTCCTATCCGTGTCATCTGCCCGGGGCGTGTGTACCGCAACGAAGCCATCAGCTACCGTGCCCATTGCTTCTTCCATCAGGTAGAAGGACTGTATGTAGACAAGAACGTATCGTTCACCGATCTGAAACAGGTTTTGCTGCAATTTGCCCAAGAAATGTTCGGACCTGAAACCAAAATCCGTCTGCGCCCTTCCTACTTCCCGTTCACCGAACCCAGTGCCGAAATGGATATCAGTTGCCACATCTGTGGTGGAGAAGGATGCCCGTTCTGCAAATATACCGGCTGGGTGGAAATTTTGGGATGCGGTATGGTAGACCCTGCTGTACTCGACGCTTGCGGCATCGACAGCAAAGTTTATTCAGGCTATGCCTTCGGCATGGGCGTAGAACGCATTGCCAACCTGAAATACAAGGTGAAGGACTTGCGCATGTTCTCGGAAAACGACACCCGCTTCCTTGAAGAATTCGAAGCGGCAAACTAA
- a CDS encoding MFS transporter, with the protein MEKQRLITPSYCCILAANFLLYFGFWLLVPVLPFYLSEIFHASNTTIGIVLSCYTVSSLCIRPFSGYLLDTFARKPLYLFAYFVFTLIFAGYIFAGALVMFIIYRIIHGISFGMVTVGGNTVVIDIMPSSRRGEGLGYYGLANNLAMSVGPMFGLFLHSAGTSYIAIFSYGLGSCILGFIAASLVKTPYKPPVKREPISLDRFILLKGLPAGLSLLLLSIPYGMTTNYVAMYARQIGITAETGFFFTLMAVGMAISRMFSGRLVDKGKITQVINAGLYLVCLCYFALTACGWLIEWNYAFTTSLFFSVALLLGIGFGTMFPAYNTLFVNLAPNNQRATATSTYLTSWDVGLGIGMLLGGYIAEIASFRDAYLFGAILTIVSMTYFHLKAGPHFQRNKLR; encoded by the coding sequence ATGGAAAAGCAACGGCTTATTACCCCAAGTTATTGTTGCATCCTTGCCGCCAATTTCCTTCTCTACTTCGGCTTTTGGCTCTTGGTTCCGGTGCTTCCCTTTTATCTTTCGGAAATTTTCCATGCTTCAAATACCACTATCGGCATTGTCTTGTCGTGTTATACTGTATCTTCACTTTGCATCCGCCCGTTTTCGGGATACTTGCTTGATACTTTCGCACGCAAGCCCTTATACTTGTTTGCCTATTTTGTTTTCACATTGATTTTCGCCGGCTACATCTTTGCCGGCGCACTGGTCATGTTTATCATCTACCGCATCATCCACGGCATTTCGTTCGGGATGGTGACCGTAGGAGGAAATACCGTAGTCATCGACATCATGCCTTCATCACGAAGAGGGGAAGGCTTGGGCTATTACGGACTGGCTAACAACCTTGCCATGTCTGTCGGACCGATGTTCGGATTGTTCCTTCATAGCGCAGGCACATCTTACATCGCCATTTTTTCTTATGGACTCGGTTCATGCATCTTGGGCTTTATCGCAGCCAGCCTGGTAAAGACCCCTTATAAACCGCCGGTCAAACGCGAACCGATATCGCTCGACCGCTTTATCTTATTGAAAGGGCTTCCCGCCGGACTCAGCCTGCTTCTGCTTTCCATCCCTTACGGCATGACAACCAATTACGTGGCAATGTATGCCCGGCAAATCGGCATCACCGCCGAAACCGGATTCTTCTTTACCCTGATGGCTGTAGGCATGGCTATCAGCCGCATGTTCAGCGGACGGCTGGTCGACAAAGGGAAAATCACGCAAGTCATCAATGCCGGACTGTATCTGGTATGCCTCTGCTATTTTGCCCTGACCGCTTGCGGCTGGCTGATAGAGTGGAACTATGCCTTCACAACGAGCCTGTTCTTTTCAGTCGCCTTGCTTTTGGGCATCGGATTCGGCACCATGTTTCCTGCCTACAATACGTTATTCGTAAACCTGGCTCCCAACAACCAGCGTGCGACCGCCACCAGTACTTACCTTACTTCGTGGGATGTGGGGCTTGGAATCGGCATGCTGCTGGGCGGATACATTGCCGAAATCGCTTCGTTCAGAGACGCATACCTGTTCGGAGCCATACTTACAATCGTATCCATGACCTATTTTCACCTGAAAGCAGGACCACACTTCCAGCGCAACAAGCTAAGATGA
- a CDS encoding CapA family protein — MEENIRRRMRKAAWAFLLIEVLVLPCVYAAGQGDSLSLLFVGDLMQHDAQLDAARQPDGTFDYAPCFAEVDAEIRKADIAIGNLEVPLGGRPYSGYPAFSAPDEWLYAMRNAGFDVLLAANNHCLDRGTRGLVRTVEMFDSLGMDYAGIYRDSLERVKRYPLLVGKKGFRIAFLNYTYGTNGIPVDYPAIVNRIDREQIRKDILSARQMKPDAIIACMHWGIEYELLPEVSDRELAEWMLSLGVDHVIGSHPHVVQPVEIVDTLPDKVPHVVVYSLGNFISNMSRVHTDGGMMVKLLLKKSPGRAQLAGCGYSFVWTSRPALSGKRNFTVYPSDVRPEKLNGVEKSRMDLFLGNVRKFFKQYTKGIYEYFLERK; from the coding sequence ATGGAGGAGAATATCCGTCGAAGGATGCGTAAGGCAGCATGGGCATTTCTACTGATAGAAGTGCTTGTGCTGCCTTGTGTGTATGCGGCAGGGCAGGGCGATTCCTTGTCGTTGCTTTTTGTAGGTGATTTGATGCAGCATGATGCCCAACTTGATGCAGCCCGTCAGCCTGATGGGACTTTTGACTATGCTCCCTGTTTTGCAGAGGTGGATGCCGAGATAAGGAAAGCGGATATTGCAATAGGTAATCTGGAAGTTCCTTTAGGCGGGAGGCCTTACTCGGGCTATCCGGCTTTCAGTGCTCCCGATGAATGGCTGTATGCCATGCGTAATGCCGGATTTGATGTGTTGTTGGCTGCCAATAACCATTGTTTGGACAGAGGGACGAGAGGGTTGGTGCGAACGGTGGAAATGTTCGATTCGTTGGGAATGGATTATGCCGGCATTTATCGGGATTCATTGGAGAGGGTGAAGCGTTATCCGTTATTGGTCGGGAAAAAAGGTTTCCGCATAGCATTCCTTAATTATACTTACGGAACGAATGGCATACCGGTGGATTATCCGGCGATTGTCAATCGGATAGACCGGGAGCAAATCCGGAAGGACATTTTGTCGGCAAGGCAGATGAAGCCCGATGCCATCATTGCTTGCATGCATTGGGGAATAGAATATGAATTGTTGCCGGAAGTTTCGGATCGTGAACTGGCGGAGTGGATGTTGTCGTTGGGAGTGGATCATGTGATTGGCTCGCATCCTCATGTAGTACAGCCGGTAGAAATAGTAGATACATTGCCCGATAAGGTTCCCCATGTCGTCGTTTATTCATTAGGAAATTTCATTTCCAATATGAGCCGTGTGCATACCGACGGGGGAATGATGGTCAAGCTTCTCTTAAAGAAGTCGCCGGGAAGAGCACAGCTTGCCGGTTGCGGTTATTCGTTCGTATGGACTTCACGTCCGGCATTGAGCGGCAAGCGTAATTTTACGGTTTATCCTTCGGACGTCAGGCCTGAAAAGCTGAATGGCGTGGAGAAAAGCCGCATGGATTTGTTCTTAGGCAATGTGCGGAAGTTCTTCAAACAGTATACAAAAGGGATTTATGAATACTTTTTAGAAAGAAAATGA
- the folD gene encoding bifunctional methylenetetrahydrofolate dehydrogenase/methenyltetrahydrofolate cyclohydrolase FolD, with protein sequence MTLIDGKAISEQIKQEIAAEVADIVAKGGKRPHLAAILVGHDGGSETYVASKVKACEVCGFKSTLIRYESDVTEEELLAKVRELNEDDDIDGFIVQLPLPEHISEQKVIEMIDYRKDVDGFHPINVGRMSIGLPCYISATPNGILELLKRYQIETQGKKCVVLGRSNIVGKPMAMLMMQKSYPGDATVTVCHSRSKDLVKECREADIIIAAMGQPNFVKADMVKEGAVVIDVGTTRVPDATKKSGFKLTGDVKFDEVSPKCSFITPVPGGVGPMTIVSLMRNTLLAGKKAIYQ encoded by the coding sequence ATGACATTGATTGACGGAAAAGCCATTTCTGAACAAATCAAGCAGGAAATTGCGGCGGAAGTGGCGGATATTGTGGCGAAAGGCGGAAAGCGTCCGCACTTAGCTGCTATTTTAGTAGGACATGACGGCGGAAGCGAGACGTATGTGGCTTCGAAAGTAAAGGCATGCGAGGTATGCGGGTTTAAGTCGACTTTGATTCGTTATGAAAGCGATGTGACCGAAGAAGAGCTGTTGGCAAAGGTGCGCGAACTGAATGAAGATGATGATATCGACGGGTTTATTGTGCAGCTTCCTTTGCCGGAACATATTTCGGAACAGAAAGTGATAGAAATGATTGATTACCGGAAAGATGTAGACGGTTTCCATCCGATTAATGTGGGGCGCATGTCTATCGGGCTCCCGTGTTATATTTCTGCTACGCCGAACGGAATTTTGGAGTTGTTGAAGCGCTATCAAATCGAAACCCAGGGTAAGAAGTGCGTCGTATTGGGACGAAGCAACATTGTAGGCAAGCCGATGGCGATGCTGATGATGCAGAAAAGTTATCCGGGGGATGCTACCGTGACCGTCTGCCATAGCCGTAGCAAGGATTTGGTAAAGGAATGCCGCGAGGCGGATATTATTATAGCCGCTATGGGGCAGCCCAATTTTGTGAAGGCGGATATGGTGAAAGAAGGAGCCGTAGTTATTGATGTAGGTACGACGCGTGTGCCGGATGCGACAAAGAAGTCTGGCTTTAAGTTGACCGGTGATGTGAAGTTTGACGAAGTGTCTCCGAAGTGTTCGTTTATCACTCCGGTTCCGGGTGGGGTAGGTCCGATGACCATTGTTTCGTTGATGCGGAATACATTGCTTGCTGGCAAGAAAGCGATTTACCAATAA
- a CDS encoding glycosyltransferase family 2 protein has product MNDKLKVAVVILNWNGAEVLRRFLPSVLMFSQGEGIAVYVADNASTDASCQIVEKEFPSVRLIRLDRNYGFADGYNKALEQVEAEYVVLLNSDVEVAKNWLSLMVEYMDAHPEVVACQPKILSWREKTRFEYAGAAGGFIDKYGYPFCRGRIFDSVEEDRGQYDWVTPVFWATGAALMIRLAVYREAGGLDGRFFAHMEEIDLCWRLRSRGYQIVCLPASEVYHVGGATLKKENPHKTFLNFRNNLLMLYKNLPSRELKRVMCVRKVLDDLAACFFILKGDIANCRAVLRARKEYVRMRPLFEADRQENLQKSVCDEIAGRYKFSILWQAKVRGRNVYEELVN; this is encoded by the coding sequence ATGAATGATAAATTAAAAGTAGCTGTAGTTATATTGAATTGGAATGGGGCGGAGGTGCTTCGCCGTTTTTTGCCGTCCGTGCTGATGTTTTCGCAAGGAGAAGGAATCGCTGTTTATGTGGCAGACAATGCTTCGACCGATGCGTCTTGTCAAATCGTGGAGAAAGAATTTCCATCCGTCCGTTTGATTCGTCTGGACCGGAACTACGGATTTGCAGATGGATACAATAAAGCCTTGGAGCAAGTTGAGGCTGAATATGTAGTGTTGTTGAATAGTGATGTGGAAGTGGCGAAAAACTGGTTGTCATTGATGGTGGAGTATATGGATGCTCATCCGGAAGTGGTCGCTTGCCAGCCGAAAATCTTGAGCTGGCGTGAGAAGACGCGTTTTGAATATGCTGGAGCTGCAGGCGGGTTTATCGATAAATATGGATATCCGTTTTGCCGGGGGCGTATTTTCGACTCGGTGGAGGAAGACCGCGGTCAGTATGATTGGGTTACGCCTGTGTTTTGGGCTACCGGAGCGGCACTGATGATTCGGCTGGCTGTTTATCGCGAAGCCGGCGGGTTGGACGGACGTTTTTTTGCCCACATGGAAGAGATTGATTTATGCTGGCGTCTGCGCAGCCGTGGGTATCAGATAGTGTGTTTGCCGGCAAGTGAAGTGTACCACGTGGGTGGAGCAACATTGAAAAAAGAGAACCCGCATAAGACGTTCCTTAATTTCCGGAACAATTTGTTGATGCTTTATAAGAATTTGCCTTCCCGCGAATTGAAACGGGTTATGTGCGTAAGGAAAGTCTTGGATGATTTAGCCGCTTGCTTTTTTATCTTGAAGGGGGATATAGCGAATTGTCGTGCGGTATTGCGGGCACGGAAGGAATATGTAAGGATGCGGCCGCTTTTTGAAGCTGACAGACAGGAAAATCTTCAGAAAAGTGTATGTGATGAGATTGCCGGGCGGTATAAATTCAGTATATTGTGGCAGGCGAAGGTCAGAGGGCGGAATGTTTATGAGGAACTGGTGAATTGA
- the mtaB gene encoding tRNA (N(6)-L-threonylcarbamoyladenosine(37)-C(2))-methylthiotransferase MtaB — MIDTTIFQNKKAVYYTLGCKLNFAETSTVGKMLKEAGVRTVRPGEKADICIVNTCSVTEVADKKCRQAIHRLVKNHPGAFVVVMGCYAQLKPEQVADIEGVDLVLGAEQKGDLMKYLGNLEKHAHGEAVTTAVKDIRTFVPSCSRGDRTRYFLKVQDGCDYFCSYCTIPFARGRSRNGKIADLVEQARQVAEEGGKEIVLTGVNIGDFGKTTGETFFSLVQALDKVEGIERYRISSIEPNLLTDEIIAFVAQSKRFMPHFHIPLQSGCDEVLKLMRRRYDTQLFASKVHTIKSYMPDAFIGVDVIVGTRGETPEYFEKAYEFIQGLDVTQLHVFSYSERPGTQALKIDYVVSPEDKHARSQRLLALSEEKTHAFYARHIGQEATVLVEHAKAGMPMHGFTPNYIRVELERNEALDNQMVRVRLGDFNADGTALQGTLM, encoded by the coding sequence ATGATAGATACGACTATTTTTCAAAATAAGAAAGCGGTGTATTATACCTTGGGATGCAAGCTGAATTTTGCGGAGACTTCTACTGTCGGGAAGATGCTGAAAGAAGCGGGAGTGCGTACCGTGCGACCCGGAGAGAAGGCGGATATTTGCATCGTCAATACCTGTTCGGTAACGGAGGTGGCTGACAAGAAATGCCGGCAAGCCATTCATCGGCTGGTGAAAAACCATCCCGGTGCTTTTGTGGTAGTGATGGGATGTTATGCTCAGCTGAAGCCGGAGCAGGTCGCTGATATCGAAGGGGTGGATTTGGTATTGGGTGCCGAGCAGAAGGGCGACTTGATGAAATATTTAGGTAATTTGGAAAAACATGCGCACGGCGAAGCTGTAACGACTGCTGTAAAAGACATCCGTACATTTGTCCCTTCGTGTTCGAGAGGAGACCGTACCCGTTATTTTCTGAAGGTGCAGGACGGATGCGATTACTTCTGCTCGTATTGCACGATTCCTTTTGCCCGCGGAAGAAGCCGGAACGGAAAGATAGCCGATTTGGTTGAACAGGCACGTCAGGTGGCGGAAGAAGGCGGAAAAGAAATTGTCTTGACCGGTGTGAATATCGGAGATTTCGGGAAAACTACGGGCGAGACATTTTTCAGTCTGGTTCAGGCACTGGATAAGGTGGAGGGAATCGAGCGGTACCGTATCTCTTCGATTGAACCGAACTTGTTGACCGATGAGATTATTGCGTTTGTAGCTCAATCGAAACGGTTTATGCCTCATTTCCATATACCCTTGCAATCCGGATGTGACGAAGTGCTGAAGCTGATGCGCCGGAGATATGATACCCAGCTGTTCGCTTCCAAAGTGCACACTATCAAGTCGTATATGCCCGATGCATTTATCGGAGTGGATGTGATTGTCGGTACACGGGGAGAGACACCGGAATATTTTGAAAAGGCGTACGAATTTATTCAGGGATTGGACGTTACGCAACTTCATGTGTTCAGTTATTCGGAACGTCCCGGCACTCAGGCATTGAAGATTGATTATGTGGTTTCTCCGGAAGACAAACATGCGCGCAGCCAGCGTTTGCTTGCCTTGTCTGAAGAGAAAACGCACGCTTTTTATGCCCGGCATATCGGGCAGGAGGCTACGGTGTTGGTGGAACATGCCAAAGCGGGTATGCCGATGCACGGCTTTACTCCGAATTACATTCGGGTTGAGTTAGAGCGGAATGAAGCCTTGGACAATCAGATGGTGCGGGTGCGTTTAGGTGATTTTAATGCGGATGGAACGGCGCTGCAAGGGACGCTTATGTGA